The nucleotide window TCATCAATAAAGCGGCGACGAAATAGCGGTAAGGCCCCGTCGGCCCCGTCTACGTAGCCCGGCGTAAGGTCCGCTTCACTGACGCGCTGCCGGTGCAAACGCAGGCCAAAGCGGCCGTCGGGCAGGGCATTCATGCCGGCGCTGTCGATGTAGGGGTCCGCTTCCAGGCTTTGCACCAGCAGCCCGCACACCGTCCCGATTTGCTCGTCGCGCTGCATGGCTGCTACGGCCTGGGCCAGGTAGTCGGGCTGCATTTCCACGTCGGGGTTCACCAGCAGCACGTAGTCCGACTGGGTGCGGTCCAGGGCGTAGTTGTGGCCGCCGCAGAAGCCGGTATTTTGTGGCAGGCGGTGCAGCTTCAGCCGGGCATCGGTAGCGGCCAGGGCTTCAACCCGGGTGCAGGTATCGTCGCGGGAGGCATTATCGACCACCCAGAGCTCAAAGTCGGAGTAGGTCTGGGCCAGGGCCGAGCGCAGGCAGGCCTCCACCGAGTCGGCACTGTTCCAGGTGACGAGCGAAAGCAGAACGGAAGGCATAGGCGGAAGGGGAGAAGTGAAACGGAAAATGGTGGGCTCAGGCAAGGACCAGCCGGGGCAGGGCCCGGCGCAGCGTGTGCTGCAGGGCCTGAATATCCACCGTCAGGTCGGCGCGCCGGTTAGCAAAGGCCTTTTGCCCGGAGGCCGCTTCGGGGCGGCTGATCAGCGGGTAATGCGGCATGTCGAGGCGGGAAGTCAGATCCAGGTAGTCGGGCACCACAAAATTGCGGGGCAAAAATTCAATCAGCGGAGTGCCCGGCGGGCAGAACAGGATGTTGGCTAAACCGGCGCTTACGGGGCCCACGACGGCCCGGGCTCCGGCAAAGAGGGCTATTTTTTCCCGCACGCTCAGCGGGCTGAGCTCGTAGCTGCGGAAGCCGAAGGTGTTGAGCATCTTCTCCACTTCCGTCTCGTTGCGCACGTGGCGGAAGTCCGCGTCGCGGCGGCTCACGTACACCAGCGGGCTAAAGGAGTAGGCTTCCGAAGCGGGCAGAAAGGCTTGGTGCATAAACCGTCCGGCCCAGAGCGGGGCATGCTGGCTCCGCCCCCGCACGGCCGACGTCACGACCAGTCGTTGGGCCTGCAAATGGGCATTGCCCTGCATGTCGATTATTTGCTCGTCGCGGATGCCCAGCTCAAGCAGCGTTTCCACCGCGAAGCGGTGCCCCCGGTCATAAATGAGAAAGTAGTCGATGGAGTCCCAGAGGCCGGCTTCCTGTATCAGGTGCAGGCGCGGCACGGAGTCGAGCAGCCAGTGGTAGTAGTTGCCAATGGCCGCGCCACCGCCGGCCAGCAAGCTGCACACCGTTCCTTGAATGTAGCGGGGCGTCGAGAAGTAGCGCTGGTGGAAAATTGGGTTGGCGGTAGAAGCTTCCAGGGCAAAGGAAATCCGCGAAAACTGCAGCGAGGCGTCGCCCACCAGGTAGTTGTCCCGGGTAATGACGGCCAGGCTGTTGATGTGGTCGGTGTTGATGCGTCCTTCCTCCAGGGTTAGCACGAAGGCGGGGTCAACTAGTTCGCGGGTAGGAATTGCCTCGCAGTGCGCCGGCTTCAGGATTCGATAGGCTTCTGGTACTTCCAGATACGATTCGTAGACGGGGTATACTTCGGTGTACGTGGCCCCGCTGCGGGGCGGGCGGACAGTTCCCGGCTGGAAGCATAGATTCCTGCCGGCCGCAGGTGACGGTTGTGGGGAATAGTTTCGCGCAGTACTACGCCGGCTCGTCGCTGAGCTCGGGCAAAAAGGTCATGCATAACAGAGCAAGGTTGGAAGAAGAGCGGCTCATCAGCGAGAATTCAACCGGGGGCGCCTGGCTGAAAACAAAGACATCAGGCAGGGTGTAACTGCACGACCATACCCCGTTTGGGTTGGTAGCAATTGTTGGTGAAAGTGTGGCGTAGGGTGTGGCAAAGGCCGTTGGACTTCGTACGCCGCTTATCCGGAGCGGGCCCCGAATAAGCGGCGTAGCACCGCAAGGCCCGGTTAGGCTTCCAACTCAAGCTCCCGCTGCTGCGAAGAGCTTTTAACGTGGCTCAGCAGTAGGCTCACCCGCTCCCGGAGCGTGGTCAGATCTACTGTCAGGTCTTCGCGGCTGGCATCGTTGTGGTTGTCAGCTTGTTCTGGACTCTCGCACACCAGCCAGTCGTAGTGCTTGCCCAGGCGGGCGCACACTTCGCAATAGTCGCCCAGGGCAAAGCTGCTGGGCAGCAGCTCCAGCAGGGGAGCAGCCCGGGGCGAGAAGATGATATTGGACAGACCAGCCCCGATGGGCGAGATTACCGCTTTGGCCTGACTGAAAAGGGCCACTTTCTCAGCAAAGGAAAGCTCCGATAAAACGTAGGTAGCAAAGCCAAACTCCTGGGCCAGCATGGCCTCTACCTCGGCGGCCGGCTGCACCCGGCGGCCCGGGGCGTC belongs to Hymenobacter cellulosilyticus and includes:
- a CDS encoding glycosyltransferase family 2 protein — protein: MPSVLLSLVTWNSADSVEACLRSALAQTYSDFELWVVDNASRDDTCTRVEALAATDARLKLHRLPQNTGFCGGHNYALDRTQSDYVLLVNPDVEMQPDYLAQAVAAMQRDEQIGTVCGLLVQSLEADPYIDSAGMNALPDGRFGLRLHRQRVSEADLTPGYVDGADGALPLFRRRFIDDLRVEDHFFDPRFFAHKEDWDVAWRGRLYGWRTWFEPSCRALHPRQFLPANLRLRNRLASAIKTDAVKNQWLLLIKNTTPAQAPRLLLQAIPRQLAIMAYSVLFERSSLPAYRYVWQHWREAVESRKLIQARARRGWAAPAPQAVERPARPAGVGAPAFH
- a CDS encoding glycosyltransferase family 61 protein yields the protein MLTLEEGRINTDHINSLAVITRDNYLVGDASLQFSRISFALEASTANPIFHQRYFSTPRYIQGTVCSLLAGGGAAIGNYYHWLLDSVPRLHLIQEAGLWDSIDYFLIYDRGHRFAVETLLELGIRDEQIIDMQGNAHLQAQRLVVTSAVRGRSQHAPLWAGRFMHQAFLPASEAYSFSPLVYVSRRDADFRHVRNETEVEKMLNTFGFRSYELSPLSVREKIALFAGARAVVGPVSAGLANILFCPPGTPLIEFLPRNFVVPDYLDLTSRLDMPHYPLISRPEAASGQKAFANRRADLTVDIQALQHTLRRALPRLVLA